The Magnetococcales bacterium genome includes a window with the following:
- the dsrB gene encoding dissimilatory-type sulfite reductase subunit beta, protein MATKRSWQTIENGPREFDDCLHPVSKKNYGQWKYHERPRQGVLKHVAHSGDVLYTVRAATHRQVTVDIIRRLCDLADKYADGFLRWTVRNNVEFMTPNEGNVAPLIKELEAFGHPVGGTGNSVGAIAHTQGWLHCDIPATDASGVAKSIMDELFQEFVTEEMPNRVRLSTSCCEINCGGQADIAIVVQHTRPPRINHDILANVCEMPSTVARCPVAAIRPTTVNGKPSLMVVEEKCIYCGACFGACPAMEINHPDHSKLAIWVGGKNSNARTKPTNMKLVAHGLPNNPPRWPEVTEVLKNILGAYKAGGRDWERVGEWIDRIGWKRFFQEANLPFDASMIDNYRHARVSFNQSAHIRF, encoded by the coding sequence ATGGCTACCAAACGGTCCTGGCAAACCATCGAGAACGGCCCCCGGGAATTTGACGACTGCCTCCACCCGGTTTCGAAGAAAAATTACGGTCAGTGGAAATATCACGAGCGCCCCCGGCAAGGGGTTCTCAAACATGTCGCCCATAGCGGCGATGTACTCTATACCGTGCGCGCTGCCACCCATCGCCAGGTGACAGTGGATATCATTCGCCGCCTGTGCGACCTGGCAGATAAATATGCCGACGGCTTTTTGCGCTGGACAGTACGCAACAACGTGGAGTTCATGACTCCCAACGAAGGCAACGTCGCCCCCCTGATCAAAGAGCTGGAGGCGTTCGGCCATCCAGTGGGCGGCACCGGCAACTCGGTGGGAGCCATCGCCCACACCCAAGGGTGGCTCCACTGCGACATTCCGGCAACCGACGCATCCGGTGTAGCGAAATCCATCATGGACGAGCTGTTCCAGGAGTTTGTCACCGAAGAGATGCCCAACCGGGTACGCCTCTCCACCTCCTGCTGCGAAATCAACTGCGGCGGTCAGGCGGATATCGCCATCGTGGTGCAACACACCCGCCCCCCCCGCATCAATCACGACATTCTGGCCAACGTCTGTGAGATGCCCTCTACTGTGGCTCGTTGCCCGGTCGCAGCGATTCGTCCCACCACGGTCAATGGCAAGCCTTCTCTCATGGTGGTGGAAGAAAAGTGCATCTATTGCGGCGCCTGCTTCGGAGCCTGCCCGGCCATGGAGATCAACCATCCCGACCACTCCAAGCTCGCCATCTGGGTGGGGGGTAAAAACTCCAATGCCCGCACCAAACCCACCAACATGAAGCTGGTCGCCCACGGCCTCCCCAACAATCCCCCCCGCTGGCCTGAGGTGACCGAAGTATTGAAAAATATTTTGGGCGCATACAAAGCCGGAGGCAGAGATTGGGAACGGGTGGGTGAGTGGATCGATCGCATCGGTTGGAAACGCTTTTTCCAAGAAGCCAACCTCCCCTTCGATGCCAGCATGATTGACAACTACCGCCATGCGCGGGTCTCCTTCAACCAGTCTGCCCACATTCGGTTTTAG